The stretch of DNA GCTAGCCTTAGTTACTGGCTAACGCTCTGGTCAAAATATACACGCCatacctagttagctagcttctgtcttttagctagctatcttcagATAACGTTAGCATACTGacacatttagctagctaactggataACTAACTTTCCAGGTAACTAACGTTAACTCCACTAAACTAGGATTGACGACTGTTGATGGAGTTATGTAAACCATGACACTTAAGCATTGTATTGGCACCACCATCGACTAAGTTTCGTATCCAAAGTCAAACTAAATAAGAAATATTTTCAAATAATCTCCAAATACTAATTTATGCGAGCTGCGTCTCGRCAGCAACACAAAAAAGTACTTCCGGTTCACGGAATTTCTGAAATGCTCAAATTAAAAGTCCCCCGTGTGAGGTAGTGAACGTTATTAATAATAAGGGTTTCATGTAGAAAAATCtgatctctctgaaatgaaaatggatggaccTCCCTTCCTATTTTACCAAAACTCTCCCTATCATTAGtgactttaaataacgccactttaataatgtttatatatcctacatcactcatctcattTATATATAgtgctctataccatctactgcatKttgcctatgccgcacggccatcgctcatccatatatttatatgtacatattcttattcatcccttacatttgtgtgtataaggtagttgttgtgaatttgttagattacttgttagatattactgcattgtcggaactagaagcacaagcatttcgctacactcgcattaacatatgctaaccatgtgtatgtgacaaataaaatttgatttgaacgcctgaaatttttgttgttgttaataatAAACAAAGTCYGTGGCAAGTGTTTCCCtgaaagctgtctgggtttaaacatattCTATTGTACATAAAGTCAATAGCTTAATTAGGCTAATTGGTAGTGACataattagattacttcccaagcaaagtcaacatctgaatgtcaaagaaactaaacaatgatatccccatatgcatcggaYTCACTTATTTTACAGCATAAAGCGCTGTTATAGATGACTTTATAAAATCGGAtccgttttattttcttcaaaatcttaaactaggcctgtgctttttgccattttctccAATAAAAGATAGACCTGTGACATACCCTCTCATCCCCCCTCAATTTGAGTCTTGGTTTGAACTTAACAACTCTTCACTGACacagaggtaggctatttaaaataaagaaattgaaATTAATTATGCCTACTTGattttgcctactttcagcaccatgagctgtccatttccgattgattttgcctactttcagcaccatgagctgtccatttccgattgattttgggcctactttcagcaccatgaagcTGGCCTTTCCGAATTGattttgcctactttcagcaccatgagctgtccatttccgattgattttgcctactttcagcaccatgagctgtccatttccgatTGATTTTGCCGcagctgctgcttcaagtttcagcaccacaatgtaaattACTCGAATCTGGTTTATTGTTAGGCCAATAACTCCAATAAATACATAATGGGCAAGAAGCATATTGTTTTTAGTAAAATCAtttatagtagtagcaagctatcaaagttgWCCTCCAMTCSTCCTCATCTTCYCGCTctcctcaaactgaacagaacataggctataggctcGTACGCACGCAAGACAATGCATTTTTGGGGGCTAGACCTAATCAACAATTATTTTTGGAAGAAACCTtggactctcctcctgaactgccaccgtAGCCCTACACAGCACAACAATTGGTTAAGCAGCActcaaaaaaaaatgttgatcaacatcccagcagctatcttagaaatataactttgttcTGTGCTTCTCATAGCAcgcacttcgtagcctatagattatggatcatttgatttgaGACCACGCTAAATTGCCTAAATGCGCACTTGATATTGCATGCCCAGTGGAGAATAAGAGATGGCACAAATcaatatagcctaataagcaactcatAAAAAAATGATAAATATTGACATTTAATCAACTACAAATTACATTACCCTCCTCTGGACTCGATTTWAAAAATAcatctatatacaaaagtatgtggacacccctttaaatgagtggattcgtctatttcagccacaccgttgctgacaggtgtataaaatcgaataCACAGATTTGCAATCTCCATGGaaaaaacattagcagtagaatgtccttactgaattcaacatggcacctttataggatgccacctttKCAACAAGTCAGttaaatttatgccctgctagagtttccccggtcaactgtaagtgctgttattgtgaagtggaaaaatctaggagcaacagcgcaaaaaaatggtctgtcctcggttacagcactcactaccgagttccaaattgcctctggaagcagcttcagcacaataactgttcctcaggggcttcatgaaatggctttccatggccaagcagccgcacacaagcctaagatcatcatgcacaatgccaagcatcggctggagtggtgtaaagttcgccgccattggactctggagcagtggaaacacgttctctggagtgatgaatcacagttCACCATacggcagtccgatggacaaatctgggtttggctgatgccaggagaacgctacctggaACAATAGTTGGGGCTGTTTCTCATGGTTCGGACGAAGCCCGTTAGATCCAATGAAGgaaaatgttaacgctacagcgtaaaatgacattctagacgattctgtgcttccaactttgtggcaacagtttggggaaggccatttcctgtttcagcatgagaatacccccatgcacaaagcgaggtccatacagaaatggtttgtRgaaatcggtgtggaagaacttgactggcccacacagagccctgacctcaaccccatcgaacacctttgggatgaattggaactccaactgtgagccaggcctaatcatccaacatcagtgcccaaccacactaatgctcttttggctgaatggaatcaagtccccgcagtaatgttccaacatctagtggaaagccttcccagatgagtggaggctgttatagcagcaaaggggggggggggactttatatcaatgcccatgattttggaatgagatgtgcaacgagcaggtgtccacatacttttggtcatgtagtgtacttaacCCTCCCCTTGACTGTAATTGAAAAGTATggccctcccccattttcctccaggtaaccattCTGTAAATMTTGATCCCTTCCTAATAGTAGAAAGTGTCAATAATCTGTAGTTATTCATGttatatgaaaaataattgtctaaacattcacaatgattcatatttaagtgacatttgcaaataaatgctcCCAATGCAAATAARTGTATATGAAATAGATATTGGCTTATAGAGCAAAAATTATTCCAGGTGCCGCAGTAAAGGTATTGTAGGGAATARTCCGTAGAGTCTGTAGAATgtatatatggtgtcatttcattGGGTACTGAATAATGCAGTGTTACTGGCcttttactccacccattccattggccacaaccttaacctaattctcctaacctgctacgttaattctcctaacctgctgcgtgagttctcctaacctgctatgaaaaacgCACTTCCGGTCATAGCTGTATTCCACCTAGTCAGAACTCTGAGCTGCTTGTGTATTTGACACCTGTAACGTAYTTCCACCTCTCACACTGCCAAAACCACCACAATGCGGATGTCAGCTAAAGTGGATCTGATTGAATCAGGTCCTTAGAGAAGGGAGGATGGGAAAAGATGGGAGGTTGAGATAAACTTTGCCTGGGTGGGTAAGGAAGGGCAGGAATGGGAGTTGGTGATAAGCTTGGCTTGGGTGGGCAAGAATGAGAGAGTGGGACAAGTTTGGCTTGGATGGGCAAGGATAGCAGGttgggacaagcttggcttgAGGTAAAGGGGGAGAAAactgggagggggagagggaagggttaTCTTTGGCGAGAGAAAAGGAAGAATTTGACTATACTACGTTGTCATTTTATTCTGGACAGATTAGGAAAGGATATTGAGTCATTATTATTCCTTGTTTGTCATTACAGCTAAGATTCACTGTTGGTTATTGATGAGAGTGGAGAGGGGCCCCATCTGCGGGATTGGGTAACTGGGAGGGCATCAGACACTGTCgcagtcggtgccgtttaagatgagggaggacacttatttttcatgagcatggctgTGTTTCTAttgcagcatattggatgactgtcattcatactccattcacccagttcaatgtaacattgataggtttaggctactacatgatactcaatttttccctatacccatcatgaggttgctacaacctcgcctatgaatgaaagtttacgaCGTCGGTTCACACAtgtcgagagaaaaatttgaggtgacagacagtgacacattgacagacagtgacacattcaataccgcccttgcacactcttgcctgcatctagttgatctagggtgtaatcattagaccAACTGTTGCAAACGAGAGTGGCttaaaaaaaatccatgacaGTGATATCGGATCATTCTCCGGTATCATGCTTAATAATTACACCAATAGAAAATAATTTTGCGACAGAATATGGAGAATGAYCAGAGCACatcttcaaaatgtattaaatacataaatgaaaaaataaacaaCTTTACCATTACAAATATCAACATAGAGGATAGTAAAAAGCCGACCTCTGATATAATTTGGGAGGCTTTTAAATGCTTTAGGGAATTATAATATCATACTCTGCAAAAGTTAAATCTgagttagtgatttatttttatttaatttgagtCTCTATCTTAGAAAAagcccattaaaaaaaaattgtctttAAAAAGGTAAAGAAGAAAATACAATTTCTGAACTTAAGCAGGAATATGATKttttacttttgaagagagccaacaactacaggttaaactcaaaGAAAGCATACTGCTTAATGGCAAGTAAACATCTTGCAGCCCTCACAAAACGAATACACGCCAAACCAGTTATAGTCTTAAAAGATAAAGAAACAGGTGTGTTAATTAGAAACACTAACCGATTAATGACAATTTTAAAATCTTATGAAAATCTATAGAAATCAGAATTAAACAGCGGGACTGATCTTACAGGCTTCTTATACTCAACAACCCTGAAGCAATTATCAGCAGACAAAAAACAAATCACTAAAAACATCACCCAAAAAGAAYTACATGACACTGTTAATAAAACATTTAGTGGAGAAAAGCACCAGGAATGGACAACTTTCCAATAGAATTCTATTTAACATTTTGGGACAAAGTAGCGCCCCTATTTACACAAATTACAACACGTCACTCAAMTCAGTGTTTCCTAGTtccatgtatcaaacagttatttcagttGTATTAAAACCAGTAatccaggtcagagtcaggcaggtacagaacggcaggcagggtcagggtcaggacaggcagaaaggtaaGAACCGGAAGACTAGAAACAAAACTTGAGAACAGGAAaccgggaaaaccgctggtacgacctgacaagacaagatgaactggcaacagacaaacagaaaacacaggtataaatacacaggagataacgaggaaaaatgggagacacctggtggggggtggagacaagtacaagacaggtgaaacagatcagggtgtgacataaattgtgttaataaaataataacaatgcttataagcaatagaatggcaaaagctttaccagacttgatacatattaatcaaacagggtttattcaaaatagacatttacaaacaaaaacaagtttttaataCAATGTGCTAAAAAATAAGATTTAGATTTATCAATAACGGCTGTTGATGCCAAAAAGGCTTTCGACCATCTTGAATGGCCTTTTTTATTCAAAACTTTGTACGTTTTCAACTTTCGAGCTGaaataattaatttaatacaAATATTATCTCATGTCCTAAAgctaaaatatacacaaatacagAAAGGTGAACAAGACACAGATGTCCTCTCTCACCACTTCggtttgcactggcaattgaaccgcttgcagaaagaattagacaggacccatataacaggtatcagtattggtaaacatgaatataaactaaacttatttgcagacaatctcctgatatacctgaccaatattgaaTACTCAATGCCCCCCCtgctaaaaatattttcagaatacttTATTCAGGATATAAAATATaagtgaaaaaaacaataatggcaaaaggaaaaataaaagaaTAACGATCTAGagcaatcctttaagtggacTACAACAAATATCAAAGgcttaggatgcttaataagtgacgACAAATAKATATTTTAATATAGCTTCATCGCcttactcaacaatatgaaagcagaccTAATTAAATGAAACAATCTTCCCATAAATCTAACTggtagaataaacctcttcagaTTGGCATGGCTCCGAAAGCTGTATACTTATTCTCAGTAATACCAATTACTCCACCGAAGACATTCTTTAAGAAAGTATACTAGTATAACagactttatatgggcaaataaaactcATAGAATGAAAAGGAAAGCTTTACATCTTCCTAAGRKTGAGGGTTTTAWKCTTCCGATTGTATCAACTcgccacccaaggcttttacttgcgaCATATAGTTAAATGTACTAAAGAgcaacaatgggtacatattgaagatccgcatgctcatccccagaatctttttccgtgtctattttcaaaggataaagctaaaaACATTAACAGCTTCYtagttaagaacactataacagcatggaagaaaatgaaattKATTCTATCCCACTGCATCCCACTGCTAGCttacctctgaagctaagcagggttggtccttgtCAGTCCCTGGATAGGAGactagatgctgctggaagtggtattGGAGGATCAGTAGGAGGCACMCTTTCCTCTgctctaaaaaatatcccaatYCCACAGGGTAGTGATMGGAGACATTGCCCTGTGTTGGGTGCTGTCTTTTTGACGGGAtgataaacgggtgtcctgattctctgtggtcactaaagatcccatggcacttatcgtaaaaGCAGGGGTATTAACCCTGGTATCCTGGCAAAATTCACAATCtgcccctcataccatcatggccaactAATCATCCTCAGCTTCcaattggttcattcatccccctcctttcCCCGTAACTATACCCCAGGTTGTTGCtctaaatgagaatgtgttctcagtcaacttacctggtaaaataagggttataaaaacatttttttaaacaatatcacTCCCTTAAAACACAATCCTTgagatagcttttcagaattatccgataaattggtccacatggaaaactaaaggcataaaAACTGTAAATTACTTTCCATGASAGGATATTTATTAGTTTACAAAAATGTGAATTCtctgatcaatgacaaaaaatgCAATTCAATCTATTTCAAATtcactttgtaacgcaacaaaatgtgaaaaaataggAAAGGGgagtagactttctataggcactatAGAAACACCTGTAGGTCTAAATAGTCTCATTGATGATATACGACTTATAAAGTATGGTtatatttcatttgctctgttataCCTacactttggaatgacttcgatagtaACAGTGAATCGATTTAGTTATAAAGGCTACCCTGAATAAATAGAAGTTAATAAATGAAGATATCTCTCAATAATCATCctcacaatagcacattggtagtagtcggTAACAAATATCAAAGCTTAGCAGGGCTTGTTAAAAACCCTGCATGTGAGACCAAATGGAGAGCTGTAGATAGATTAACTcaccagtaggaggtgctgcccagcctattgttttttttccTGATAGTCAatataacattgaagatctgatattgtttcaaaggtacaaattcaatatAGTTTATACAAGGTTGGTCTATATTGAAAATTAGTTACCATGATGGCATAATCCTGTGGTGGaaagccttgtgcaggtctacaattttatccatgatgtccttacacagctctctggtcttggccattgtggagaggttggagtctgtttgattgagtgtgtggacaggtgtcttttatacaggtaacgagttcaaacaggtgcagttaatacaggtaatgagtggagaacaggagggcttcttaaagaaaaactaacaggtctgtgagagcRggaattcttactggttggtaggtgatcaaatacttatgtcatgcaataaaatgcaaattaattacttaaaaatcatacaatgtgattttctggatttttgttttagattccgtctctcacagttgaagtgtacctatgataaaaattacagacctctacatgctttgtaagtaggaaaacctgcaaaattMGCAgtctatcaaatacttgttctccccactgtatatatatatatattgtaatggcttccgtcggtagaaggagaggaggaccaaagcgcagcgtggtatgtatccatatttattagaatactttttcaataatgaacaaaacaataaacagacgaaaacccaacgaagctacagtcccgaactagagaACACAAAAACAGATGAACGCAAGYacaggaacaatcacccacaaaccaacagtgaaaacaggctaccttaatatggttcccaatcagagacaacgRaaaacacctgcctctgattgagaaccatatcatgccaataagacaaacctaaacaaagactaaacaaaggaaataaggtcaggaacgtgacatatatatatacacagttgaagtcagaagtttacatacacctgagccaaatacctttaaactcagtttttcacaattcctaacatttaatctgagtaaaaattccctattttagttagttaggatcaccactttattttaagaatgtgaaatgctggaataatagtagagagaatgatttatttcagcctttatttatcacattcccagtgggtcagaagtttacatacactcaattagtatttggtagcattgcctttaaattgtttaacttgagtcaaaggttttgggtagccttccacaagcttcccacaataagttgggtgaattttggcccattccttctgataaagctggtgtaactgagtcaggtttgtaggcctccttgctcgcacacgctttttcagttctacacacacattttctataggattgaggtcagggctttgtgatggccactccaataccttgactttgttgtccttgagccattttgccacaactttggaagtatgcttgggttcatgtccatttggaagacccatttgcgaccaagctttaacttcccgactgatgtcttgagacactggttcaatatatccatataattatcctccctcatgatgccatctattttgtgaagtgcaccagtccctcctgcagcaaagcacccccacaacatgatgctgccacccccttgcttcgcggttgggatggtgttctttggcttccaagcatccccctttttcctccaaacatgacgatggtcattatggccaaacagttctatttttgtttcatctgaccagaggacatttctccaaaaagtacgatctttgtccccatgtgcagttgtaaaccgtcgtttggcttttttatggcggttttggagcagtagcttcttccttgctgagcggcctttcaggttatgtcgatataggactcgttttactgtggatatagatacttttgtacttgtttcctccagcatcttcacaaggtcctttgctgttgttctgggattgatttgcacttttcacaccaaagtacattcatttcaaggagacagaacgcgtctccttcctgagcggtatgacagctgagtggtcccatggtgtttatactttcgtactattgtttgtacagatgaacgtggtaccttcaggcatttggaaattgctcccaaggatgaaccagacatgtggaggtctacaaatcttTTTCAGAGGTCtttactgatttcttttgattttcccatgatgtcaagcaaagaggcactgagtttgaaggtaggccttgaaatacatccacaggtacacctccaattgactcaaattatgtcaattagcctatcagaagcttctaagaccatgatattttctggaattttccaagatgtttcaaggcacagtcaacttagtgtatgtaaacttctgacccactggaattgtgatacagtgaattctaagtgaaataatcagtctgtaaacaattgttggaaaacttacttgtgtcatgcacaaagtagatgtcctaaccgacttgccaaaactatagtttgttaacaagaaatttgtggagtggttgaaaaacgagttttaatgactccaacctaagtgtatgtaaacttcagacttcaactgtatatatcacggtgtcaaggcatatgaactaacaggttacagaGCAAACAACGCACTTATCACATCActacataggttgtaatatggcttttcccCCCTGGCTTTGCTTCCCCGGCATTTTACCCACGCAGTAACTGATTATTGTAAGACTGTTAGTCTTAATTACATATCATGATGAATACTGTTGCTGCATTGGCCACATTCGGATGCGAACTGAAAGCCTAGCCACTGGCGACTCCGGGTGTGTCACATgcgatgacgctggagagacgaagcaggtacggggcgtaaaacatttaatgaactcggacatggaacgagacaggaacagcgtcagcaaacaaatactaaagacaaaaacaatacaatgcagcagcggggaacagagctggggaactgacaaatataggggaggaaataaacaggtgataagtgagtccaggtgagtctaataACGCTGAAGCGTAACGAgggatggcaggagtgcgtgatgcagggcaacatggcgccctcaagcgccagggggagggaagagcgggagaaGACGTGACAGGGTGGATACATCTATAATTTCACGGTGGTGCAGTTTTGGTGAACCCTCTTATATTTTCCTTCAGTTGATAAGACCGTCTMGTCCTCAAAAGTCTGGTGAATGTATGTACTGTTTGTTGTATTTGTACGTAAATGAATGTAGAGTGGAGATTCAAACCTCAACAACTGTGTTGTATTTCGTTAGCTTATGACAGAGCCTTACTCTGTCAACTACCTAATTTTCCAACTTATTTAGTCTTGTAAATAAAACCGTAAAAATAAATTATCTGTGGCCTTGAGTTCATTTACAAGTGATTGGGTCCTTGAATTTTTGAGCTCGACGACTTTCAGAATGAGAACATAGTAACTGACTGTTAATTAAGACTATTGTTGATATAGGATTGGTACAGTGGTTAATGATAACTACGATAGAGTTAATTAAAGGGATCTCTATATAAAACCTTAATGGTTCCCCACGTTTGATTAATTTGGATAGGATAACCAAATTAATTACAATAAATTATATAAATTAATTATTCCAGTAATACCTGGAATATCCATAGTCAAAGTTACAACACTGACATATCTGTGTGTGATTGATTGGGAATGATCTAGACTGATATGGAATGATCTAGAATGATCTTTGTGAATTTTTGTGTAATGTGTAGAAACATTTGGACCAAGTTGTCATTGGGCTACTGTATTTCATGGGGTTAGTAGTAGGCTAGTATTCTATTCTAAGTCTTAACTGAACAATAACATACAAATAATTTATTGCACTCAACTTTCTGCCAACAACAGTTGCCTACATCATTATTATTAACTGAGAATAGAAACCGAAAGGGGCAAGGAGGCAGAGGGGAAAACGAACCTTAGTTTGAGGGGCGGGGTTTATCAGCTGTTATATACCCGGCTCAGCTGCAGACGGTGACAGAGCTGTCATCATCTTTCAACTTGCAAGAGTTCAAAATAATAGGCCTATCTACTGAAAAggtaaatcattttttttacatcatAAGGCTACAATAGGCCTGCCATACAGAAATGTGCTGGATAAAAAAAAGCTTAATAGCTTATCAACTAAATGATCTTATATTATGTCAGGTATTACAATCGTCTGATTAAATGGTCAAGCTTAATTAAAGCCTGTCGGTAAATATACAAGTTATAATGACTCCCTTATATCTTTCAATCATCTCTTAATGAATCTCACTAAATACCAGCCATGAGTCAGCTGAAATGTTGATAAAGATGAGACATGACATattgtaacccttattataagacattataaaggaTCATACATGCTTttaacaagttataaagcattataccagcaggctttaagtaaagtgttaaGACTAAATCATTCAATTGAGCTATGCTATTGTAAGgccaaataaataatacatgaaaTCCTCTTTCAGATATCTATCATGGAACTCACTATAACACTTTTGAATGGGGACTCACATCCCCTGACGGTTCAGCCACACACCACTCTGGGGTCGCTCAAGAGTCTGATCAACCAACACTTTGGAGTGGCCATGGAAAGGCAGAGGCTGTCAGGTGTCAATGGGAACAACATCAGTCTCAGCGATGATTCAAAAACTTTGAGTGACTATGGCCTGCATTCYGGATCTAAAGTGATGGTGCTGATTACAGACCCCACTCATATCCAGGTGTTCCTGAAAAATGAAAAGGGCCAGACGCACACA from Salvelinus sp. IW2-2015 linkage group LG33, ASM291031v2, whole genome shotgun sequence encodes:
- the LOC111957806 gene encoding polyubiquitin-like — translated: MELTITLLNGDSHPLTVQPHTTLGSLKSLINQHFGVAMERQRLSGVNGNNISLSDDSKTLSDYGLHSGSKVMVLITDPTHIQVFLKNEKGQTHTYEVVSGETVTQFKAKVQNKEGVLANQQRLIHEGKQLDDGKKLEDYGVRNLSTIHLTLRLRGG